Proteins from a single region of Campylobacter sputorum:
- a CDS encoding molybdopterin molybdotransferase MoeA has translation MNYNDGLNLLFSKINTCTKNEYTNIASSLGKVLAKDIYASKDLPCFDNSALDGYAFKFDDKDTPLNISQITIFAGDKTQYHTDKNEAIRIMTGAIMPKNADTIVRLEDAIIKDNKLFIDEKTKKNNAFRYKGEEIKSGEILLKKGTKITPSEIMLLASQGINEILVFSKPSIALFSSGDELVEVWENASSEQIYNVNASAIASLLAYNGFKSVYKGIIKDSLEDTKKAFLSNLNYDVLICSGGASKGDKDFMKEALLGLGYEEIFDRLNLKPGGPVKVFIKDDKFVFILPGNPMTAFFTCFLILIPTLKKMNGQADFKHKTINTKISNTIKLKPQRTNIILGNYNDGIFTPYLENYGSGMIKPLTLNNAICLSNEQNLKLESGNEIQVIKYTL, from the coding sequence CAAAAGATATCTACGCATCAAAAGATCTTCCATGCTTTGATAATAGCGCTCTTGATGGATATGCTTTTAAATTTGATGATAAAGACACTCCATTAAACATATCACAAATAACCATTTTTGCTGGAGATAAAACACAATACCATACAGATAAAAATGAAGCAATTCGTATAATGACTGGTGCGATAATGCCAAAAAATGCGGATACCATAGTTCGCCTTGAAGATGCCATTATAAAAGATAATAAGCTTTTTATAGATGAAAAAACAAAGAAAAACAATGCTTTTAGATACAAAGGTGAAGAGATAAAAAGCGGAGAAATTTTACTAAAAAAAGGTACAAAAATAACTCCAAGTGAGATAATGCTTTTAGCAAGTCAAGGTATAAATGAAATTTTAGTTTTTTCAAAGCCAAGTATAGCACTTTTTTCAAGCGGAGATGAACTTGTAGAAGTTTGGGAAAATGCAAGTAGTGAGCAAATTTACAATGTAAATGCAAGTGCAATCGCATCTTTACTTGCTTATAATGGATTTAAAAGTGTTTATAAGGGCATTATAAAAGACTCTTTAGAAGATACAAAAAAAGCTTTTTTATCAAATTTAAATTATGATGTTTTAATTTGCTCAGGAGGAGCTAGCAAAGGCGATAAAGACTTTATGAAAGAAGCACTTTTGGGCTTAGGATATGAAGAAATTTTTGATAGATTAAATTTAAAACCAGGTGGTCCTGTAAAAGTATTTATAAAAGATGATAAATTTGTTTTTATACTTCCAGGAAATCCCATGACAGCATTTTTTACATGTTTTTTAATACTAATCCCAACTCTTAAAAAAATGAACGGGCAAGCGGATTTTAAACATAAAACTATCAACACCAAAATTTCAAATACTATAAAATTAAAACCACAAAGAACAAATATCATACTAGGTAATTACAATGATGGTATTTTCACGCCATATTTGGAAAACTACGGCTCAGGGATGATAAAGCCACTTACTTTAAATAATGCGATTTGCTTATCAAATGAACAAAATTTAAAACTAGAAAGTGGTAATGAAATACAAGTAATAAAATATACATTGTGA
- the flgA gene encoding flagellar basal body P-ring formation chaperone FlgA: MKKIILLTIIPLICFANVKILPQYCINSNFVMLYDITEDPKDTALLFDLNQTSVSSEIIRLELVKNGIKYRDFSGGIVKFKLDCSFIDIVKNSVLKEIYKNYGDLKINNFDISTQAKLPDDFFLYNIDYIKITDIRNENGKFILFLKKKNDTNNRKIFFFKYTLDAKIGAFIATKDINAKHVLNISDYRYEYIDLKDYKINALSDIPTTKIISKQKIKRGSVLTSTQFSIMADVKKNSTINAIFIDNALSVNVEVKALDSGVIGDIIRVRTNDGKLFNAKIISKNGVLIQ; the protein is encoded by the coding sequence ATGAAAAAAATTATATTACTTACAATTATCCCACTTATTTGTTTTGCAAATGTAAAAATTTTACCGCAATACTGCATAAACTCTAATTTCGTTATGCTTTATGATATAACAGAAGATCCTAAAGATACTGCTTTACTTTTTGATTTAAACCAAACTAGTGTTAGTAGCGAAATAATAAGACTAGAACTTGTAAAAAACGGTATAAAGTATAGAGATTTTAGCGGTGGAATTGTTAAATTTAAGCTTGATTGTTCCTTTATAGATATAGTTAAAAACAGCGTTTTAAAAGAAATTTACAAAAATTATGGTGATTTAAAGATAAATAATTTTGATATATCCACACAAGCCAAACTTCCAGATGATTTTTTTTTATACAATATTGATTATATAAAAATCACAGATATACGAAATGAAAATGGCAAATTTATACTTTTTTTAAAGAAAAAAAATGATACAAATAACAGAAAAATTTTCTTTTTTAAATACACACTAGATGCTAAAATCGGGGCTTTTATTGCAACAAAAGATATAAACGCAAAGCATGTTTTAAATATTAGTGATTATAGATATGAATATATTGATTTAAAAGATTATAAAATAAACGCACTAAGCGATATACCTACAACAAAAATTATCTCAAAACAAAAAATTAAACGAGGAAGTGTTTTAACATCAACACAATTTAGCATAATGGCAGATGTCAAAAAAAACTCAACCATAAATGCTATTTTTATAGATAATGCGCTAAGTGTAAATGTAGAAGTTAAAGCCCTAGATAGCGGCGTTATAGGAGATATTATAAGAGTAAGAACAAATGATGGAAAACTTTTTAATGCTAAAATTATATCAAAAAATGGAGTATTGATACAATGA
- a CDS encoding UbiX family flavin prenyltransferase, whose protein sequence is MKVLVCISGASGVNLGIKLLLNLPNNLEIFAVISQNAKNVLNIENHIVFSKDKFKNITFFDNKDLGAPVSSGSFGISKTIITPCSINTLGKIASGISDNLIARSAAVAIKEKKQLVLGVREMPLSYISLNQMAMLSSIGVIIAPPVYANYSDIKSLDDLENFFVGKWLDSLNFEHNLYKKWR, encoded by the coding sequence ATGAAAGTATTAGTTTGTATAAGCGGTGCAAGTGGTGTAAATTTAGGAATCAAACTGCTTTTAAATTTACCAAATAATTTAGAAATTTTTGCAGTAATTAGTCAAAATGCTAAGAATGTTTTAAATATAGAAAATCATATAGTTTTTAGCAAAGATAAATTTAAAAATATTACATTTTTTGATAACAAAGACTTAGGAGCACCTGTTTCAAGTGGTTCTTTTGGTATTTCAAAAACAATAATTACACCATGTTCTATAAATACTTTAGGCAAAATTGCATCAGGCATAAGCGATAATCTTATCGCAAGATCAGCAGCAGTTGCTATAAAAGAAAAAAAGCAACTTGTATTAGGCGTTAGAGAAATGCCGCTTTCATATATATCTCTAAATCAAATGGCTATGTTATCATCCATTGGGGTAATTATAGCACCGCCTGTTTATGCAAATTACTCAGATATTAAATCACTTGATGATTTAGAAAACTTTTTTGTTGGAAAATGGCTTGATAGCTTAAATTTTGAACATAATTTATATAAAAAATGGAGATAA
- the coaD gene encoding pantetheine-phosphate adenylyltransferase, with protein sequence MFKSCIYPGTFDPITNGHLDVIQRAKKLFDEVIIAVALSENKKPYFSLEKRIEMTKIATKEIKNIKVVGFDNLLVDFAKENGINTIIRGLRAVSDFEYELQMGYANTALWNNIETVYLMPSLKYAFVSSSVVRSIFLHGGDVSSVVPKEILHMLDEKC encoded by the coding sequence ATGTTTAAATCATGTATATATCCAGGAACATTTGACCCTATAACAAACGGTCATTTGGATGTTATACAAAGAGCTAAAAAACTCTTTGATGAGGTTATAATAGCAGTTGCATTATCTGAAAATAAAAAACCATATTTTAGCTTGGAAAAACGCATTGAGATGACAAAAATAGCCACTAAAGAAATAAAAAATATAAAAGTAGTTGGCTTTGATAATCTACTAGTTGATTTTGCCAAAGAAAACGGTATAAACACAATCATAAGGGGACTTAGGGCTGTTAGCGATTTTGAATACGAACTACAAATGGGGTATGCAAATACTGCACTATGGAACAATATAGAAACGGTTTATCTAATGCCATCTTTAAAATATGCATTTGTAAGCAGCTCAGTGGTGAGATCTATTTTTTTACATGGTGGCGATGTTTCAAGCGTAGTACCAAAAGAAATTTTACATATGTTGGATGAAAAATGTTAG
- the tmk gene encoding dTMP kinase, giving the protein MLVTIEGIDGVGKSTQISLLADIYKDAIITKEPGGTNFGNKIREFLLKNSGKISYKSELLLFLADRAQHYDEIIKPNKNKMIFSDRGFISGIAYAMANDPTLDIEKLIKFNEFVLDNDFGDKFIFLKANFDILENRLNLRNLDSIEKRGLEYLKRVEHYMEILFKNSKFDVLSIDSTLEIQTIHKQILEFIND; this is encoded by the coding sequence ATGTTAGTAACCATAGAAGGAATTGACGGAGTTGGCAAAAGCACTCAAATATCACTTTTAGCAGATATTTACAAAGACGCTATAATCACAAAAGAGCCAGGTGGAACAAATTTTGGAAACAAAATAAGAGAGTTTTTATTGAAAAATAGTGGTAAAATATCATACAAATCTGAACTTTTACTATTTTTAGCAGATAGAGCACAACATTATGATGAGATTATAAAACCTAATAAAAATAAAATGATTTTTAGCGATAGAGGCTTTATATCAGGGATTGCTTATGCTATGGCAAATGATCCTACACTAGATATAGAAAAACTTATAAAATTTAACGAATTTGTCCTAGATAATGATTTTGGAGATAAATTTATATTTTTAAAAGCAAATTTTGATATTTTAGAAAATAGACTTAATTTAAGAAATTTAGATAGCATTGAAAAACGAGGATTAGAATATTTAAAAAGAGTTGAACACTATATGGAAATTTTATTTAAAAATAGTAAATTTGATGTTTTAAGTATTGATTCAACTCTTGAGATACAGACTATCCATAAACAAATTCTGGAGTTTATAAATGATTAA
- the hisS gene encoding histidine--tRNA ligase, which translates to MIKALRGMNDILNEKAQIYKHIIEVCESVALNFGYSFIETPKLENTSLFKRSVGESSDIVGKEMYEFTDKGGNDVCLRPEGTAGVVRAFIEHKFDKTSGVKRYFYHGSMFRYERPQKGRLREFHQFGIECFGENSIYEDASVIIIGAKILQKLGIKTALKINSLGDKNCMPEYKNKLVAFLNNIQDELCEDCKRRIQTNPIRVLDCKVDHCKEVLQNAPLIIDNLSKECESEFKKLQEILTKNGIKFEIDPKLVRGLDYYTKTAFEFVSDEIGSQSAVLGGGRYDNLVEFLGGKSTYGVGFALGIERIMEILSSKDYKIQRKKIYLCALDDKFIDQIYTLCLNLRDEYEVEISYEAKNATKHLKNADNINANVFLCVGEDEAKNSEIWYKNLQNKQDKKIKISDIKQELKANL; encoded by the coding sequence ATGATTAAAGCACTTAGAGGTATGAATGACATACTAAATGAAAAAGCCCAAATTTACAAACATATCATAGAAGTTTGTGAAAGCGTTGCTTTAAATTTTGGATATAGTTTTATTGAAACACCAAAACTTGAAAACACTTCTCTTTTTAAAAGAAGTGTTGGCGAGAGTAGTGATATTGTTGGAAAAGAAATGTATGAATTTACAGACAAAGGCGGAAATGATGTTTGTTTAAGACCAGAAGGAACAGCAGGCGTTGTTAGAGCTTTTATAGAACATAAATTTGATAAAACAAGTGGTGTTAAAAGATATTTTTATCACGGAAGTATGTTTAGATACGAAAGACCGCAAAAAGGTCGTTTGAGAGAATTTCATCAATTTGGCATAGAATGCTTTGGAGAAAATAGCATTTATGAAGATGCTAGTGTTATCATAATAGGTGCTAAAATACTGCAAAAATTAGGCATAAAAACAGCTCTAAAAATAAACTCGCTAGGCGATAAAAATTGTATGCCCGAATATAAAAATAAACTTGTTGCTTTTCTAAACAATATACAAGATGAACTTTGCGAAGATTGCAAAAGACGCATACAAACAAATCCAATAAGAGTTTTAGATTGTAAAGTCGATCATTGTAAGGAAGTTTTACAAAATGCACCGCTTATTATAGATAATCTAAGTAAAGAGTGCGAAAGTGAATTTAAAAAACTACAAGAAATTTTAACAAAAAACGGCATTAAATTTGAAATAGATCCAAAACTTGTGCGCGGACTTGATTATTATACAAAAACAGCTTTTGAGTTTGTTAGCGATGAAATAGGCTCACAAAGTGCAGTTTTAGGTGGCGGAAGATATGATAATTTAGTTGAATTTTTAGGTGGAAAATCAACATATGGCGTAGGATTTGCCCTTGGTATAGAAAGAATAATGGAAATTTTATCTTCTAAAGACTACAAAATACAAAGAAAAAAAATATATTTATGCGCTTTAGATGATAAATTTATAGATCAAATTTATACTCTTTGCTTAAATTTAAGAGATGAATATGAAGTAGAAATATCTTATGAGGCAAAAAATGCAACAAAACACTTAAAAAATGCTGACAATATAAATGCTAATGTGTTTTTGTGCGTGGGAGAAGATGAAGCAAAAAACAGCGAAATTTGGTATAAAAATTTACAAAATAAACAAGATAAAAAGATCAAAATTTCAGATATAAAACAAGAATTGAAGGCAAATTTATGA
- the speA gene encoding biosynthetic arginine decarboxylase yields the protein MNDYGLSIWGNSNFTIDGGGRVCLNTDFKPALIDMINDIRQDGIRGPILLRFPHLIKKQIVEIYSNFERARKEFDYNGNFSAVYPLKVNQYPGFVKNLVKIGNPYKYGLEAGSKAELLLAMAYNNFEAPITVNGFKDKELINIGFIAAEMGHNITLTIEGLSELKGIIETAKERFKPKPNIGLRIRLHSSGSGAWAKSAGINSKFGLTSTELIEAMNLLKEANLLDKFTMIHFHIGSQINEIHPLKKALTEAGNIYAELRKMGAKNLKAINLGGGLAVEYSQMKENSLRNYTLREYANDVVFLLKTISNQKKVEEPNIFIESGRYVSANHAVLVAPVLELFSQEYSEDKICLKKTNPPLITELYDLYQNIKPTNALEYLHDSIAHMESVLTLFDLGYADLQDRSNAEILANLIMKKAVAMLGNKQNFSDLSKIQNEVQERYLVNFSLFQSLPDFWGLKQHFPIMPLEKLDERPNRSASIWDITCDSDGEIPFDTNKNQLFLHDIDIQNENYYLGFFLVGAYQEVLGMNHNLFTHPTEATITLKENGGYEISDVLESQSVLDILEDMDYDVYEIRDTLNERIEKSELVDEKQKKHILGELYLFLNDNGYLKTIG from the coding sequence ATGAATGATTATGGTCTTAGTATTTGGGGTAATTCAAATTTTACAATAGATGGCGGTGGTAGAGTCTGCTTAAATACAGATTTTAAACCAGCTTTGATAGATATGATAAACGATATTAGGCAAGATGGTATAAGAGGACCGATATTGCTTAGATTTCCACATCTCATCAAAAAGCAAATAGTTGAAATTTATTCAAATTTTGAAAGAGCTAGAAAAGAATTTGATTACAATGGCAATTTTAGTGCAGTTTATCCGCTTAAAGTAAATCAATATCCAGGTTTTGTAAAAAACTTAGTTAAGATAGGAAATCCCTATAAATATGGACTAGAAGCTGGAAGTAAGGCTGAACTTTTATTAGCAATGGCATACAATAACTTTGAAGCACCAATTACAGTAAATGGTTTTAAAGATAAAGAGCTAATAAATATAGGTTTTATAGCAGCAGAAATGGGGCACAATATAACTCTTACCATTGAAGGGTTAAGCGAACTAAAAGGGATAATTGAAACTGCCAAAGAAAGATTTAAGCCAAAACCAAATATTGGTCTTAGAATAAGGCTTCACAGCTCTGGAAGCGGTGCTTGGGCAAAAAGTGCTGGCATTAACTCTAAATTTGGTTTAACATCAACAGAGTTAATAGAAGCTATGAATTTATTAAAAGAGGCAAATTTACTTGATAAATTTACAATGATACATTTTCATATAGGTTCTCAAATAAACGAAATTCATCCTCTTAAAAAAGCCTTAACTGAAGCTGGAAATATATATGCAGAACTTAGAAAAATGGGAGCAAAAAATCTAAAAGCCATAAATTTAGGCGGTGGATTAGCTGTCGAATACTCACAAATGAAAGAAAACTCTCTTAGAAACTATACGCTAAGAGAGTATGCAAATGATGTTGTATTTTTACTAAAAACAATATCAAATCAAAAAAAAGTTGAAGAACCAAATATATTTATAGAATCTGGCAGATATGTCTCTGCAAATCACGCTGTTTTAGTTGCACCTGTTTTAGAGCTATTCTCGCAAGAGTACTCAGAGGATAAAATATGTCTTAAAAAAACAAATCCTCCGCTTATAACAGAACTTTATGATTTATATCAAAACATAAAACCAACAAATGCTCTTGAATATCTTCACGACTCAATAGCTCATATGGAAAGCGTTTTAACACTATTTGATTTAGGATATGCTGATTTACAAGATAGATCAAACGCGGAAATACTTGCAAATCTTATAATGAAAAAAGCAGTTGCAATGCTTGGAAATAAACAAAATTTTAGTGATTTATCAAAAATACAAAATGAAGTGCAAGAGCGGTATCTTGTAAATTTCTCATTATTTCAATCTTTACCAGATTTTTGGGGATTAAAACAGCATTTTCCAATAATGCCCCTTGAAAAACTTGACGAACGCCCAAACAGATCGGCTTCCATTTGGGATATAACTTGTGATAGTGATGGAGAAATTCCTTTTGATACAAACAAGAATCAACTTTTTTTACACGATATTGATATACAAAACGAAAACTATTATCTAGGATTTTTCTTAGTTGGTGCCTATCAAGAAGTTTTAGGAATGAATCACAATCTTTTTACTCATCCAACTGAAGCTACAATAACACTAAAAGAAAATGGTGGTTATGAAATATCAGATGTATTAGAATCACAATCAGTTCTTGACATTTTAGAAGATATGGATTATGATGTTTATGAGATAAGAGACACTTTAAATGAGAGAATCGAAAAATCAGAGCTTGTTGATGAAAAACAAAAAAAACATATTTTAGGTGAATTATATCTATTTTTAAATGATAATGGATACCTAAAAACCATAGGTTGA